Genomic window (Granulicella arctica):
GGGGCGAGGGGGCCGTGGACGGGGTCCATGACGACGTGCTGGACGGGAGTCTTGGTGAGGTCGGGGGTGGTGAGCGGTTCGGGGTCGGGGGGCAGGTTGCAGCCGACGACCTGGAGGCCGTAGAGGAGGAGTCCTGCGGTTTTGGTGTCGATGCGGCCGGCGGCGAGGCGGCGGAGGACTTCGCCGAGGGCGCGGCGGAGGGCGGGGCGGTCCTCGGGGATGTCGAGGTGGAAGTCTTCGGTCTCGCAGGGGGTGCGGCGCGGTGGGCGCGGGGCGGGGATGCGGCTGGTGTGGTGGTAGTAGCAGAAGTTCTCTTCGCGGAGGCTGGGGCTGCCGCACTGGTGGCCCTGGGTGAAGAGGTGGCGGCAGCGGTGGGTGCGGGCTTCGGGCTGGCTCATGTGGTACTCCTATCCCCCCGTACCTGAGTACGAAAGTGTTCAAACGAAAGGACTTGGTGGGGTACCTGTCGGTACGTGGCTGGGGTCACGCTTTGGGGCACGCAAAAAGGCCCGGCTGGTGGCCGGGCCTTTTGCTTTTTACCTCTATTAACAGAATAGCAGGTTGGGGGGTATCTCCCTGCCAACTTTGTTGGCCACATTCTAAAGGGGTTAGGGAGGTCTGGGGCTTGACACGCTTTTTGCTGGTGTTTTTGGAGGTTCATTCTTTTCAGGGGCGGAAAGGCCTATGAATATGGGCGAATGCTGGGGAAGGCAAGCAACGGCAAGGGCAGCGGCTAATGCGGGGGTGTTCGACTTCGCGTTGCTCCGGTCGAGATGACGGAGGTTTTAAGTGGGTGGGCAGAGGCAGAGGCAAGGCAACGGTAGAAGACGGGCTGGAAGGTAGGAGTTTGTATATTCCCACCTCCCAGCATCGTGGTTGGGTTTAGCGGATTTCTATGTCGCCGCTGCCGGTGTCGGCGCGGAGGACGGGGCCGCCGCCGTTGACGGTGCCGGAGACGTGGTGCTTGTTGAGGGAGCCCTGCATGGTGATGGGCTGGGCTACGTTGACGGAGCCGGAGCCGGTGCTGGCGTTGAGGCTGAAGCGGGCGCTGGAGCCAAGATTCATGCGAATGTTGCCGGAGCCGGTTTCGAGCTTCCAGTCGGTGGAGGGGTTACCGGCGATTTCGATGTCGCCGGAGCCCGTCTGGGCCTGGAGGCCACTAGCTACCCCGGCGAGGTGGATGTTGCCGGAGCCGGTGTGGGCGCGGATGTCGCCGGTGGCGGTCTCCTGAAGTTCAATGTCGCCGGAGCCGGTTTCGAGTGTGGCTACGCCGTGGATGCCCTGTGCCTTGATGTTGCCGGAGCCGGTGTTGGCTTTGAGGCTGGCGCCTACGGACTCGATCTGTACGTCGCCGGAGCCGGTGTTGGCGCTGATGGCGGAGGCGTGGGGGAGGGTGATGTCGTAGTCGATGGAGATGTTGCGGTAGAGGTCGTTGTTGCCGTGACGCTCGCCGATGGTAACGTCGTTGCCGGACTGCTGGATGGGCGGATTGTTGGCGATCTGCTGCATGCGGGCTTCGACGTCATTGCTGGAGCCGAACCAGCTGTTGTTGCCGGAGTGGATGTGAGCGACGACGTGGATCTGGCTGTCGGAGCCGGCGTGGAGATGGACGTTTCCGGAGCCGGTGGAGACGGTGACGTTCGGGGTGGAGGCTACGTTGAGGGTGCGGTCGAAGGTGCGGTCGGCGGCGAAGGCGCTGGTGGCGAGGAGGGCGGTGAGGAGGATGGCTTTCATTTGGTGGCTCCTTTGTAGTGTGTGAGGCCGGGGTTGAAGCCCCTTATTGGTGGTGTTTTGTCACAGGGCTGAAGCTCTGTGCTTCCACCTGAAGTGCGCTTATCTATTGCTGGAGAATTACGGTGTCGCCGGGGTTGAGGCCGGCGAGGATTTCAGTTTTGGTGCCGTTGGAGATGCCGGACTTGATGGAGACCTTGCGGCGGCCGGTCTTCTGTTTGGTGTCGGGGACTTCTACGGAGGCGTTGCGATCTTTGTCGTAGAGGACGGCCTGCTCGGGGACGGTGAGGACGTTTTTGTGCTCGTCGAGGATGATCTCGGCGTTGGCGGTCATGTTGGCCTTGAGCTCGCCGCCGGGGTTGTCGATGGAGACACGGACTTCGAAGGTGGTGACGTTATCCTTCTCGACGCCGAGGGGGGCGATGCGGGTGACCTTGCCGAAGAAGGTCTTGTCCTTGAAGGATTCAACCTTGATGCGGGCGGGCTGGCCGAGGTAGACCTTGCCGATATCGGACTCGTCGACCTTGCCCTGGACGTAGACCTGGTGGACGTCGCCGATGGTCATGACGAGGGTTGCGGTCGAGCCGAGGACGAGGATGGAGCTGACGGCGTCGCCCTTTTCTACGTCGCGGGAGAGGATGACGCCGTCCATTGGGGACTGGATGACGGTGTAGGAGAGCTGCTCTTCAAGCTGCTTGAGGGAGGCCTTGGCCTGCGAGACCTGGGCGAGGGCCTGGCGAAGCTTGGAGTTGTCTACGGTGATCTGGGCTACGGCCTTGTCGCGGGTGTTGGCGGCGAAGAGGTACTTCTGCTGGGCGTCGTCGAGAGCCTGTTTGGAGACGACGCCGTCCTTCGCCATTTCGAGGGCGCGATTGTAGGTGTTCTTGTACATGGGGAGGTCGGGCGCTTCGGCGGCTACCTTGTCAAATTCGATGGCGGAGGCGGCTGCGGCGGCGTTGGACTGGGCTGCGTTGAGGGAGGCCTTCTGGGCGTCGACCTGAGCGAGAATTTCGACCTGATCGAGCTGGGCGATCTGCTGACCGCGGTGGACCTGGTCGTTGATGTCCACGTTGAGATTGGTAAGGATGCCAGAGGCCTTGGATTTGACCTCGACCTTGGTGATGGGCTGGACCTTGCCGGTGGCGACGACGGAGCGGGCGATGTCCCCCTTTTCCGCCTTGGCGAGCTGGGAGGCTTCTATTTTGGTGCTGCTGGAGGTGGCTGCGTAGACAACCCCGCCGACGACGGCGAGAGCGACTACAACGAGGCCAATCCAGAGCCAGAGATTACGTTTGCCTTTACGCTGCGTGGTCACGAGACAGATCCTCCGAGATTGAGACGGGATGATTTCCGGATCGTCTCGGAGTTAGGTTACGGAGTGGTGAAGAGATTGGTTCCGTGGATGATGAAATTTATTGGGGATCAGGCTCGACCGGCGAAGTCGCGGTTCTCGGTGGAGACTTTGATCTTCTCGCCTTCCTTGATGAAAAGGGGGACGCGGAGTTCGAGGCCGGTCTCGAGGCGAGCCATCTTGGTGCCGCTGCCGCTGGAGGAGTCGCCGCGCAGGCCGGGCTCGGCGTAGGTGACGTCGAGTTCGACGAAGATGGGGAGCTGCAGGCCGATGGGGTTGCCGTTGTACATGTAGAGCTGGAGGAGGGCGCCTTCGATGAGGTAGTCGAGGGCGTTGCCGACCATGTCGCCGGTGAGGGTGAGGGTCTCGAAGGAGTCCTGATCGAGGAAGTGGGAGCCTTCGCCGTCGGAGTAGAGGTAGGAGGCGTCGACGAAGTTGAGATCGGGCTCCTTGAACTTGTCGCCAGCCTTGAAGGTCTTTTCGAAGACGGCGGAGGTGAGGAGGTTGCGCATCTTGAGGCGGACGAGGGTCTGGCCGCCGCGCGCAGTGGGGGTGGTGATTTCGGCGTCGAGGCAGGTGTAGGGAACGTCTTCGAGCTCGAATACTGACTTGCGCTTGATGTGGATTGCTTCGATGAGTGCGGCCATGGGTCCTTTTAAGCAGGTGCGGAATGTATGCGGGCGACCTGGGTTCTGCGTTCGTTCAAGTATAAGGGGACTGGCTTGCGATGAGTTTATTAGAGAGACGAGGTGGGTGCTTGCGGATAGTGCTGAGTGTGGCGTTGGTTGTAGGTAGCGCGATCGTTGCAAGTGGGTGTGGGGATTCAATGGCTACGCTGAGCCGACTGGCTGCTAAAGGTTCGATCCATGAGGAGGCTCCGGTGACGACTCGGCTGGAGGTCCGGATTATTGCGCCTCCTGCCAAGGTGTGGGCGCTGCTGGTGGATGCGTCTTCGTGGCCGAAGTGGCAGCAGGGGATTGACAGCGTCTCGGTGGCGGGCCCGCTGCAGCGTGGGACCGGCTTTACGTGGGTCGCCGGAGGGACGACGATCCACTCGCAGGTGCAACTCTTCGAACCGGAGCGGCGGCTGAGCTGGACGGGAACGGCGATGACGGCGAAGGCTGTCCATGTGTGGGAGTTGAAGGCGTTGCCGGGAGACCAGACGCTGGTGGTGATGCGTGAGTCGATGGATGGCTTGTTGATGGCGAAGATGTATCCGTCGGCAAAGCTGGAGGCGGCGGACCGGGCGTGGCTGGCTTCATTGAAGCTTGCGGCAGAGCAGAAGCCGTAACGCGGGTTTACTTGCAAGCAGAACCGATTAGGACATTCGGGACGATTCGCAGAAGATGGAAGATGCACCAAAGTCAACTTGGAAGCGGGCCATGCTGTGGATGTACATGATGTTAAGTCGGAGTTGCTGGCAGGGCTGACGGCCGCGCTTTCGCTGGTGCCGGAGGTTGTCGGGTTCGCGCTGGTGGCGCATGTCAATCCGCTGACGGGCTTATATGCAGCATTCATCATCTGCCTGGTGGCGGCAATCTGGGGTGGTCGGCCGGGGATGATCTCTGGCGCGGCGGGGTCGATGGCGGTGGTGTCTGCTGGGCTGGTGGTGCAGCATGGCGTGCAATATCTTTTCGCCACGATCGTGCTTACGGGCATTCTGCAGATGGCATTTGCGTGGTTCCGGCTCGGCAAGCTGATTCGCATGGTGCCGCATGCGGTGATGCTGGGCTTTGTGAATGGGTTGGCGATTGTGATCGCGTCGGCGCAGGTGCAGCACTTTTATGTACGAGCGGCCGATGGACGTCGTGGGCTGATGGCTCCAGGCAAACTGCTGGTGATGCTGGGGCTTATAGCGTTGACGATCGCTGTGACTGTTCTTCTGCCGAAGGTGACGAAGGCCTTTCCTTCTGCGCTGGCAGGCATCCTGGCGGTGAGTGGCCTTGCTTTTGCGTTGGGGATCAAGACGCGTACGGTGGGCGATCTCGCGTCGATCCATGGGACGCTCCCGCATTTCCATCTTCCCGAAGTTCCGTACACGCTGGAGACGTTGCGGATCATCGTGCCCTATGCGCTGATCCTCGCGACGATTGGGCTGGTGGAGACGCTGCTGACGTTGAACCTGATCGATGAGATGACGGATACGCGAGGCAGGCCGAATCGTGAGTCCATGGCGCAGGGTGTGGGGAACTTTGTTGGCGCGCTGTTCGGCGGCATGGGCGGCTGCGCGATGATTGGGCAGAGCATGATCAACCTAAACGCGGGTGGGCGGCGACGTCTGTCCGGAATCGCTGCGGGTGGATTTCTGCTGTCCTTCATCCTTGTGGGCTCGCGGCTGATCGAACGCATTCCGCTGGCGGCGCTGGTTGGGGTGATGTTTGTGGTGGCGGCGGAGACGTTCAACTGGAAGAGCCTTCGCGGGATGGCGAGAGTGCCGAAGCACGACACGCTGGTGATGCTGACTGTGACCGTTGTGACGGTGTTCACGAACCTTGCGGTTGCGGTGGTCGCGGGCATCGTGATCGCGGCGCTTGTGTTTGCGTGGGATCATGCGCAGCAGCTTGAGGTGCAGATTGTGGCTGTGCCCGGTCGGACGACTTACCGGCTACGAGGTAGTCTCTTTTTTGCATCGGCTGCGCAGTTCACCCGGTTCTTTCATCCGAAGAATGATCCGGCTGAGGTCTACCTGGAGTTCGATGAAGCGCGGATCATGGATTCCTCAGCGTTGGAGGCTATTGAAGCCCTGACGGAGCGCTACCGAGCCCAAGGCAAGCTCTTGCATCTTCGAGGCTTGAGCGAGCATTGTGACAAGCTGCTACGACGCAAGGACGGCAGAGTGAGCCTGCTTGCTGTTGAGGATTACGAGACGGTCTAAGGTTGGATTGGGACGGCTTTTCCTCAGATTATAGCGCCGGCTGGAACGCCTAGAATGGGGGTATGGCTGCTGCAGAGTTTACCCACCTCCATCTTCATACTGACTATTCGCTCCTCGATGGGGCCTGCGACGTGGATAAGCTTGCGGCGCACCTGAGCGGCATGGGCCACACGGCTGCCGCGATGACGGACCATGGGAATATCTATGGGGCGGTGCACTTCTTCGACGCGATGAAGAAGAAGGGGCTCAAGCCGATTCTTGGCTGTGAGCTTTATATCTGCAAGAACGATGACCATCGCGCTGCGCCTGAGGGCGACAAGTACAACCACCTGCTGGTGCTGGCGGAGAACGAGGCTGGCTATCGGAACCTTGTCCGGCTGACGAGTGAGGCGGCGCTGCATGGGTTCTACCGGAAGCCGCGGGTCTCGAAGGACTTTCTGGCGAAGCATACGGAGGGGCTGATCGGCTTCTCGGGGTGCCTGGCGGGTGAGGTGAATCAGCACCTGATGGCCGGGAAGTACGACGAGGCAAAGGGTGCTGCGGGTCGGTTCGAAGAGATATTTGGGAAGGGTAACTTCTTTCTCGAAATTCAGGACCATGGG
Coding sequences:
- a CDS encoding SRPBCC domain-containing protein — translated: MATLSRLAAKGSIHEEAPVTTRLEVRIIAPPAKVWALLVDASSWPKWQQGIDSVSVAGPLQRGTGFTWVAGGTTIHSQVQLFEPERRLSWTGTAMTAKAVHVWELKALPGDQTLVVMRESMDGLLMAKMYPSAKLEAADRAWLASLKLAAEQKP
- a CDS encoding SulP family inorganic anion transporter: MDVHDVKSELLAGLTAALSLVPEVVGFALVAHVNPLTGLYAAFIICLVAAIWGGRPGMISGAAGSMAVVSAGLVVQHGVQYLFATIVLTGILQMAFAWFRLGKLIRMVPHAVMLGFVNGLAIVIASAQVQHFYVRAADGRRGLMAPGKLLVMLGLIALTIAVTVLLPKVTKAFPSALAGILAVSGLAFALGIKTRTVGDLASIHGTLPHFHLPEVPYTLETLRIIVPYALILATIGLVETLLTLNLIDEMTDTRGRPNRESMAQGVGNFVGALFGGMGGCAMIGQSMINLNAGGRRRLSGIAAGGFLLSFILVGSRLIERIPLAALVGVMFVVAAETFNWKSLRGMARVPKHDTLVMLTVTVVTVFTNLAVAVVAGIVIAALVFAWDHAQQLEVQIVAVPGRTTYRLRGSLFFASAAQFTRFFHPKNDPAEVYLEFDEARIMDSSALEAIEALTERYRAQGKLLHLRGLSEHCDKLLRRKDGRVSLLAVEDYETV
- a CDS encoding efflux RND transporter periplasmic adaptor subunit; the protein is MTTQRKGKRNLWLWIGLVVVALAVVGGVVYAATSSSTKIEASQLAKAEKGDIARSVVATGKVQPITKVEVKSKASGILTNLNVDINDQVHRGQQIAQLDQVEILAQVDAQKASLNAAQSNAAAAASAIEFDKVAAEAPDLPMYKNTYNRALEMAKDGVVSKQALDDAQQKYLFAANTRDKAVAQITVDNSKLRQALAQVSQAKASLKQLEEQLSYTVIQSPMDGVILSRDVEKGDAVSSILVLGSTATLVMTIGDVHQVYVQGKVDESDIGKVYLGQPARIKVESFKDKTFFGKVTRIAPLGVEKDNVTTFEVRVSIDNPGGELKANMTANAEIILDEHKNVLTVPEQAVLYDKDRNASVEVPDTKQKTGRRKVSIKSGISNGTKTEILAGLNPGDTVILQQ
- a CDS encoding DUF4097 family beta strand repeat-containing protein produces the protein MKAILLTALLATSAFAADRTFDRTLNVASTPNVTVSTGSGNVHLHAGSDSQIHVVAHIHSGNNSWFGSSNDVEARMQQIANNPPIQQSGNDVTIGERHGNNDLYRNISIDYDITLPHASAISANTGSGDVQIESVGASLKANTGSGNIKAQGIHGVATLETGSGDIELQETATGDIRAHTGSGNIHLAGVASGLQAQTGSGDIEIAGNPSTDWKLETGSGNIRMNLGSSARFSLNASTGSGSVNVAQPITMQGSLNKHHVSGTVNGGGPVLRADTGSGDIEIR
- a CDS encoding elongation factor P — encoded protein: MAALIEAIHIKRKSVFELEDVPYTCLDAEITTPTARGGQTLVRLKMRNLLTSAVFEKTFKAGDKFKEPDLNFVDASYLYSDGEGSHFLDQDSFETLTLTGDMVGNALDYLIEGALLQLYMYNGNPIGLQLPIFVELDVTYAEPGLRGDSSSGSGTKMARLETGLELRVPLFIKEGEKIKVSTENRDFAGRA